The following proteins are encoded in a genomic region of Magnolia sinica isolate HGM2019 chromosome 1, MsV1, whole genome shotgun sequence:
- the LOC131247253 gene encoding uncharacterized protein LOC131247253 yields the protein MSGLSRRKRSVGEEMLDWRIGGDGGLWYQGRVCVPNNVDLSKEVMVEVHHSSLVIHPGSTKMYNDVKRQYWWNNIKRDITGFVAKRMRKHDSILVIVDRLTKAARFLPIHTIDSTDSLEEISTEFKFSMAFHPQILEDMLRACVLDFQGNWDNHLALVEFAYNNSFQSSIGMALYEALYGSPCRAPQCWVKIRERNCVGAVAYRLALPTALADIHNVFHISMLKKYTPNDSHIVSWDQVELAEDASYTEDPICILDRKEQVLWTKTISLVKVLWSHHGEEKATCEREAEVMEKYPHMFSDTP from the exons ATGAGTGGCTTATCAAGAAGAAAGAGAAGTGTAGGAGAGGAAATGCTCGATTGGAGGATTGGTGGTGACGGCGGTCTTTGGTATCAGGGGCGAGTATGCGTACCTAACAATGTCGATTTAAGTAAAGAGGTTATGGTAGAAGTCCATCATTCCAGTTTAGTTATCCACCCAGGTAGCACTAAGATGTATAACGACGTCAAGAGGCAGTACTGGTGGAATAACATAAAGAGGGACATAACAGGCTTTGTGGCGAAACGTATG AGGAAGCACGACTCGATTTTGGTCATTGTTGATAGGCTGACAAAGGCCGCCCGGTTCCTTCCGATTCACACGATCGATTCAACCGATAGTTTG GAAGAGATAAGCACAGAGTTCAAGTTCAGCATGGCATTTCATCCTCAGATTTTGGAGGATATGTTGAGGGCATGCGTTCTGGACTTCCAAGGTAACTGGGACAATCATTTGGCTCTGGTAGAATTCGCGTACAATAACAGCTTCCAGTCCAGCATAGGCATGGCACTATATGAGGCTCTCTATGGTAGCCCTTGCCGAGCCCCTCAGTGCTGGGTGAAAATCAGGGAGAGAA ATTGTGTGGGAGCCGTGGCGTATCGCTTGGCACTACCTACTGCTTTGGCTGACATTCACAATGTCTTCCACATATCCATGCTCAAGAAGTACACACCAAATGACTCGCATATCGTCAGCTGGGACCAGGTAGAGCTCGCAGAAGATGCTTCCTACACAGAGGATCCTATCTGCATCCTGGATCGCAAGGAGCAAGTCTTGTGGACGAAAACAATATCACTGGTCAAGGTTCTCTGGTCTCACCATGGCGAGGAAAAAGCAACCTGCGAGAGGGAAGCAGAGGTTATGGAGAAGTACCCTCACATGTTCAGTGACACACCGTAG